The following are from one region of the Halarcobacter sp. genome:
- a CDS encoding VWA domain-containing protein, translated as MQFLYHNVLFLMLIPVFLLMFLILTNKDTFQKYFSKEVIEKLSIKNTYMNKTTRNILLFISLILMIIALARPVANEKVQSFKQEVASIVVAIDVSKSMLATDLYPNRLVFAKQKLLNLIDLSKKNAIAVILFAKSSFILSPVTQDFNSLKILVENLNPGINFDNGSNIFSTLETTNKLLKGYENKNLIILTDGGNNDSYEKEIEYANENKINIYTIATATNKAAPIKLENGDFMTKKDGNIVTVSLNENIKNLSLNTNGGYIQYSNSNEDIEQILKDIDAKSSKKELESKKFKTYTELFYYPLAASIFLLLIAFSSLPSLKRKSTQLILLGVLFIFSTNNLKALEFDFENIEKADEYYNEGKYKEASLEYKKIAKTPEANYNLANSYYKNKEYKKAQDAYKNVVSSNKDLEFRKLHNLGNTYVKLQDLQNAKKMYENALKIKEDKQTRENLEIVEKLLKNKDNKQQNKDNKQQNNQDKDKDKKQKNKENNQDKNKEQENKQKQDKQQQDKEQEESKNQQKNKEEENSENKKNNQQNKDNQNEKQEIKNQEIKENEISDLEEKKWLEQLQKDKTPVLLKRVKTKNEDNTSTPW; from the coding sequence TTGCAATTTCTATACCATAATGTACTATTTTTAATGTTAATTCCAGTTTTTTTGTTGATGTTCTTAATTCTTACAAATAAAGACACATTTCAGAAATATTTTTCAAAAGAAGTTATAGAAAAATTATCTATAAAAAACACCTATATGAACAAAACAACAAGAAATATTCTTTTGTTTATTTCATTGATTTTGATGATTATAGCTTTAGCTAGACCTGTGGCAAATGAAAAAGTACAAAGCTTTAAACAAGAGGTAGCAAGTATAGTTGTAGCAATAGATGTATCAAAATCTATGTTAGCAACAGATCTTTACCCAAATAGACTTGTTTTTGCTAAACAAAAACTTCTTAATCTAATAGATTTATCAAAGAAAAATGCAATTGCAGTAATACTTTTTGCAAAATCTTCTTTTATACTTTCACCTGTAACACAAGATTTTAATTCATTAAAAATTTTAGTTGAGAATTTAAATCCAGGAATAAATTTTGACAATGGTTCAAATATATTTTCTACACTTGAAACTACAAACAAACTATTAAAAGGTTATGAAAATAAAAATTTGATTATCCTTACAGATGGAGGAAATAATGATTCCTATGAAAAAGAGATTGAATATGCAAATGAAAATAAAATAAATATCTACACAATCGCAACCGCTACAAACAAAGCTGCACCAATTAAGCTGGAAAATGGAGACTTTATGACTAAAAAAGATGGTAATATTGTAACTGTTTCATTAAATGAAAATATAAAAAATCTTAGTTTAAATACAAATGGCGGATATATTCAATATTCTAATTCAAATGAAGATATTGAACAAATTCTAAAAGATATTGATGCCAAATCATCAAAAAAAGAATTAGAATCAAAAAAATTCAAAACTTATACTGAACTATTTTATTACCCATTGGCTGCTAGTATTTTTTTACTATTGATAGCTTTTTCATCTTTACCAAGTTTAAAAAGAAAATCTACTCAACTAATTTTACTTGGAGTATTATTTATATTTAGTACAAATAATTTAAAAGCATTAGAGTTTGATTTTGAAAATATTGAAAAAGCTGATGAATATTATAATGAAGGAAAATACAAAGAAGCCTCTTTAGAGTATAAAAAAATTGCTAAAACACCTGAAGCAAATTATAATCTTGCAAACTCATACTACAAAAATAAAGAGTATAAAAAAGCCCAAGATGCTTATAAAAATGTAGTTAGTTCAAATAAAGATTTAGAGTTTAGAAAACTTCACAATCTTGGCAATACTTATGTAAAACTACAAGATTTGCAAAATGCAAAAAAAATGTATGAAAATGCATTGAAAATAAAAGAAGATAAACAAACAAGAGAAAACCTAGAGATTGTTGAAAAACTTTTAAAAAACAAAGATAATAAACAACAAAATAAAGATAATAAGCAACAAAATAATCAAGACAAAGATAAAGATAAGAAGCAAAAGAATAAAGAAAATAATCAAGATAAAAATAAAGAACAAGAAAATAAACAAAAGCAAGATAAACAACAACAGGACAAAGAACAAGAAGAATCAAAAAATCAGCAAAAAAATAAAGAAGAAGAAAACTCTGAAAACAAAAAGAACAATCAACAAAATAAAGATAATCAAAATGAAAAACAAGAAATAAAAAATCAAGAGATAAAAGAAAATGAAATCTCTGATTTAGAAGAGAAAAAATGGTTAGAACAATTACAAAAAGATAAAACTCCAGTTTTATTGAAAAGAGTTAAAACCAAGAATGAAGATAATACTTCAACTCCTTGGTAA